One part of the Actinomyces howellii genome encodes these proteins:
- a CDS encoding amidohydrolase, producing the protein MGETRDLSRPTTPCRAVQDRMAHETAARAASTGPAPCLGEEAGAPPALRRRLSGVVADLADQVVALSQDIHAHPELGYEEHHAVAAVADLLGAHGIEAETGVYGMDTALRAVIGPPSDLTVPTIAVLAEYDALPGIGHGCGHNVMCASSVGAFLALAELARCDPEAVPGRVVLQTTPAEECSTAKEVLAVRGMLDGVDAAIQTHSYARDVADQTWLGVRRLTVVYTGVPAHASSQPFMGRNALDAATLVLTGLALLRQQILPMDRLHAVVLDGGQVPNVIPERAELSLFVRSKYPETLKDLVGRVEDLLRGAALMTGTGVEIRTDPHTNEMPVRSNGPLLAAWVRSQRERGRDPLAPGVLTETIAAGTDFGNVSQRVPGIHPLISVSTSPDVALHTREMAEASASPAGDAAAVDGAYGLAAVALDWLHDPGLRSAARQDFEAGGGVVDVEGFWRQ; encoded by the coding sequence ATGGGAGAGACACGAGATCTCAGCCGCCCCACCACACCCTGCCGCGCCGTCCAGGACCGGATGGCGCACGAGACCGCCGCGAGAGCCGCCTCCACCGGGCCTGCCCCCTGCCTGGGCGAGGAGGCCGGCGCACCCCCTGCCCTGCGCCGGCGCCTGTCCGGCGTCGTGGCCGACCTGGCCGACCAGGTCGTCGCCCTGTCCCAGGACATCCACGCCCATCCCGAGCTCGGCTACGAGGAGCACCACGCCGTGGCGGCCGTCGCCGACCTGCTGGGGGCTCACGGCATCGAGGCCGAGACCGGGGTCTACGGCATGGACACCGCCCTGCGGGCCGTCATCGGCCCGCCCTCCGACCTGACCGTGCCCACGATCGCCGTCCTGGCCGAGTACGACGCCCTGCCCGGCATCGGCCACGGCTGCGGCCACAACGTCATGTGCGCCAGCTCCGTGGGGGCCTTCCTCGCCCTGGCCGAGCTGGCCCGCTGCGACCCCGAGGCGGTGCCCGGCCGCGTCGTCCTCCAGACGACCCCCGCCGAGGAGTGCTCGACCGCCAAGGAGGTGCTCGCCGTGCGGGGCATGCTCGACGGCGTCGACGCCGCCATCCAGACCCACTCCTACGCCCGTGACGTGGCCGACCAGACCTGGCTCGGGGTGCGCCGCCTCACCGTGGTCTACACCGGGGTGCCGGCGCACGCCTCCTCCCAGCCCTTCATGGGGCGCAACGCCCTCGACGCCGCCACCCTGGTGCTCACCGGCCTGGCTCTGCTGCGCCAGCAGATCCTTCCCATGGACCGCCTCCACGCCGTCGTGCTCGACGGCGGGCAGGTCCCCAACGTCATCCCCGAGCGCGCCGAGCTGAGCCTGTTCGTGCGCTCGAAGTACCCCGAGACCCTCAAGGACCTGGTGGGCCGGGTCGAGGACCTTCTGCGCGGCGCGGCCCTCATGACCGGCACCGGCGTCGAGATCCGTACCGACCCGCACACCAACGAGATGCCGGTGCGCTCCAACGGGCCGCTCCTGGCCGCCTGGGTCCGCTCCCAGCGCGAGCGGGGCCGCGACCCGCTCGCCCCCGGGGTGCTGACCGAGACGATCGCCGCGGGGACGGACTTCGGCAACGTCTCGCAGCGCGTGCCGGGGATACACCCGCTCATCAGCGTGTCGACCAGCCCCGACGTCGCCCTGCACACCCGCGAGATGGCGGAGGCCTCCGCCTCGCCCGCAGGGGACGCGGCCGCGGTCGACGGTGCGTACGGGCTGGCAGCCGTCGCCCTCGACTGGCTCCACGACCCCGGGCTGCGCAGCGCCGCCAGGCAGGACTTCGAGGCCGGTGGCGGTGTCGTCGACGTCGAGGGGTTCTGGCGGCAGTGA
- a CDS encoding SAF domain-containing protein yields MPLPQADSSRRRQERSHRSQPPGPPKDTDAARLPSAPRERRPILAALAVLLIVGGALLAGMLAMRMDHRAEMLAAASTIEAGQVITEEDLVSARVAADVPNLIPADRAGEVIGRTARVEIAEGQLLDSSQVASEPVPGQDKQVVGVSLEAGRFPAGGLDAGDLVTVVDVNGQTALVSEAQVLEAVPASGTDGDWSSGAVVSLIISPQDAAPLASAAAAGSIAVVVTAVDQPIGDS; encoded by the coding sequence ATGCCCCTGCCTCAGGCCGACTCGTCCCGACGCCGCCAGGAGCGCTCTCACCGCTCCCAGCCGCCCGGTCCCCCCAAGGACACGGACGCGGCTCGGCTGCCCTCCGCACCGCGGGAGCGGCGCCCGATCCTGGCCGCCCTGGCGGTCCTGCTCATCGTCGGGGGAGCGCTGCTGGCGGGAATGCTCGCCATGCGCATGGACCACCGCGCCGAGATGCTCGCGGCGGCCTCGACCATCGAGGCAGGTCAGGTCATCACCGAGGAGGACCTCGTCTCGGCCCGCGTGGCCGCCGACGTCCCCAACCTCATCCCCGCCGACCGTGCAGGCGAGGTGATCGGCCGCACCGCGCGCGTGGAGATCGCCGAGGGGCAGCTGCTCGACTCCTCGCAGGTCGCCTCCGAGCCCGTGCCGGGCCAGGACAAGCAGGTCGTCGGCGTGTCCCTCGAGGCGGGACGCTTCCCGGCGGGCGGCCTGGACGCCGGTGACCTCGTCACCGTCGTCGACGTCAACGGGCAGACGGCGCTCGTCTCCGAGGCCCAGGTGCTTGAGGCCGTGCCCGCCTCGGGAACCGACGGCGACTGGAGCTCGGGAGCCGTCGTGTCGCTCATCATCTCCCCGCAGGACGCCGCGCCCCTGGCCTCGGCGGCCGCAGCAGGAAGCATCGCCGTCGTCGTCACCGCGGTCGACCAGCCGATCGGGGACTCCTGA
- a CDS encoding CpaF family protein, protein MSVDQNLVRSMREEVADLLAQQRRDDATSGIPPMSPEDERQFARALIGRVLEQHARAEIAAGRSPLSAQDEEEVSQGIHAALFGVGRLQPLLENPDVENVDINGYDNVFIQYADGREERGAPVADSDDELVELVQILGSYSGLASRPFDSANPQLDLRLPDGSRLSAVMDVCSRPAISVRRARLDRVGLDELVGLGTLTPRLAAFCSAAVRARKNIMIAGATNAGKTTFLRALANEIPPSERLITVERALELGLGEFADLHPNVVAFEERLPNSEGAGAITMADLVRRSLRMNPSRVIVGEVLGDEIVTMLNAMSQGNDGSLSTIHANSSSEVFNRIATYAIQSAEHLPQDATNLLIAGAVDFVIFLTRENRFSQGGGLRRYVASVREVNGVDERVLSSEVFADDGTGTARPAAPIACIEDLVEAGFDPVASYGGGRA, encoded by the coding sequence ATGAGCGTTGACCAGAACCTCGTGCGCTCCATGCGCGAGGAGGTCGCCGACCTGCTCGCCCAGCAGCGGCGCGACGACGCGACCTCCGGCATCCCGCCGATGAGCCCGGAGGACGAGCGCCAGTTCGCCCGCGCGCTCATCGGACGGGTGCTCGAGCAGCACGCCCGCGCCGAGATCGCCGCAGGACGCAGCCCGCTCAGCGCTCAGGACGAGGAGGAGGTCTCCCAGGGGATCCACGCCGCCCTGTTCGGTGTCGGCAGGCTCCAGCCCCTGCTGGAGAACCCCGACGTCGAGAACGTTGACATCAACGGGTACGACAACGTCTTCATCCAGTACGCCGACGGACGTGAGGAACGCGGCGCCCCCGTGGCCGACTCCGACGACGAGCTCGTCGAGCTCGTCCAGATCCTGGGCTCCTACTCGGGCCTGGCCTCGCGCCCCTTCGACTCGGCCAACCCTCAGCTCGACCTGCGCCTGCCCGACGGCTCGCGCCTGTCGGCCGTCATGGACGTGTGCTCCCGCCCGGCCATCTCGGTACGCCGGGCCCGGCTCGACCGGGTCGGTCTCGACGAGCTCGTCGGCCTGGGCACCCTGACCCCGCGCCTGGCGGCCTTCTGCTCGGCCGCGGTGCGCGCGCGCAAGAACATCATGATCGCCGGTGCCACGAACGCGGGCAAGACGACCTTCCTGCGCGCCCTGGCCAACGAGATCCCCCCCTCCGAACGGCTCATCACCGTCGAGAGGGCCCTGGAGCTCGGCCTGGGGGAGTTCGCCGACCTCCACCCCAATGTCGTGGCCTTCGAGGAGCGGCTGCCCAACTCCGAGGGCGCGGGCGCCATCACCATGGCCGACCTCGTGCGCCGCTCGCTGCGCATGAACCCCTCGCGGGTCATCGTCGGGGAGGTGCTGGGCGACGAGATCGTCACGATGCTCAACGCCATGAGCCAGGGCAACGACGGCTCCCTGTCGACCATCCACGCCAACTCCTCCTCGGAGGTGTTCAACCGGATCGCCACCTACGCCATCCAGTCAGCCGAGCACCTGCCGCAGGACGCGACGAACCTCCTCATCGCGGGAGCGGTCGACTTCGTCATCTTCCTGACCCGGGAGAACCGCTTCTCCCAGGGCGGGGGGCTGCGCAGGTACGTCGCCTCGGTGCGCGAGGTCAACGGCGTGGACGAGCGGGTGCTCTCCAGCGAGGTGTTCGCCGACGACGGCACCGGCACCGCCCGCCCGGCGGCGCCGATCGCCTGCATCGAGGACCTCGTGGAGGCGGGCTTCGACCCTGTGGCCTCCTACGGCGGGGGGCGCGCATGA
- a CDS encoding type II secretion system F family protein has protein sequence MNDTIATVAVLAGAMVGGGVFLLIGFIMGVDVPAGSARGGAVIKGASRRVLAAVGVGIGLLVLTRWVVLAAAGAGLVLVWPMLFGGAKQEKLAAARIEALATWAESLRDTIAGAVGLEQAIPATVYAAAPVIREDLALLADRMRVRVPLTTALRQFADGLNDPTADLIVSALIMNARLRGPGLRQLLGALADTARAELDMRQRVSASRAGTRRSAQIVVVFSIAVMLGLALFNRSFVEPYNSVQGQLVLLIVIALFGIGMMWMRRLAGVRLPRRFLTVTASRGEAA, from the coding sequence ATGAACGACACGATCGCCACCGTCGCCGTCCTCGCCGGCGCCATGGTCGGCGGAGGGGTCTTCCTGCTCATCGGCTTCATCATGGGGGTCGACGTGCCGGCCGGCTCCGCCCGGGGCGGGGCCGTGATCAAAGGCGCCTCCCGCAGGGTGCTCGCGGCGGTCGGCGTCGGGATCGGCCTGCTCGTCCTGACCCGGTGGGTCGTCCTGGCGGCCGCCGGGGCGGGCCTGGTCCTCGTGTGGCCGATGCTCTTCGGCGGTGCCAAGCAGGAGAAGCTCGCCGCCGCCCGGATCGAGGCGCTGGCCACCTGGGCCGAGTCCCTGCGTGACACGATCGCCGGGGCGGTCGGCCTGGAGCAGGCGATCCCCGCGACCGTCTACGCCGCGGCCCCCGTCATCCGAGAGGACCTCGCCCTCCTGGCCGACCGCATGCGCGTGCGTGTCCCGCTGACCACCGCGCTGCGCCAGTTCGCCGACGGCCTCAACGACCCGACCGCCGACCTCATCGTCTCCGCGCTCATCATGAACGCCAGGCTGCGTGGTCCCGGCCTGCGCCAGCTGCTGGGGGCCCTGGCTGACACCGCACGCGCAGAGCTCGACATGCGCCAGCGAGTGTCCGCCTCGCGGGCGGGGACCCGGCGCTCGGCGCAGATCGTCGTCGTCTTCTCGATCGCCGTCATGCTCGGCCTGGCCCTGTTCAACCGCAGCTTCGTCGAGCCCTACAACAGCGTCCAGGGCCAGCTCGTCCTGCTCATCGTCATCGCCCTGTTCGGGATCGGCATGATGTGGATGCGGCGCCTGGCCGGCGTGCGCCTGCCCCGACGGTTCCTCACCGTCACGGCCTCCAGGGGTGAGGCCGCATGA
- a CDS encoding type II secretion system F family protein: MITWILVGGAVSGAGVFLLLLILAPPAVQPAAALAELDTRRDERRLRQDVRRLNPGEEAMPDWMGVLGVRAAGLLRRSGIETGSLTADLAVVGRSLERHLATSLLVALGVASAPILVVGLLYLMGAPLGWSVPVLVSLVLGLVALVVPTLRLRREADEARRDFRHVVGSFLDLVSMSLAAGRGVPEALDAASALSDDPAMMRIRNAIDVARLRGQTPWAALGQLGSQLRIDELRDLAAALALVAEDGAKIRESLAARASSMRRKDLADAEGRAGENSESMLVAQLVIAMGFIVFLVYPALTGILGGI, from the coding sequence ATGATCACGTGGATCCTCGTGGGCGGCGCCGTGAGCGGGGCCGGCGTGTTCCTCCTCCTGCTCATCCTGGCCCCCCCGGCTGTCCAGCCCGCCGCCGCGCTGGCGGAGCTCGACACGCGTCGCGACGAGAGGCGGCTGCGACAGGACGTGCGCCGGCTCAACCCCGGTGAGGAGGCGATGCCCGACTGGATGGGGGTGCTCGGCGTCCGCGCCGCCGGGCTGCTGCGCCGCTCAGGCATCGAGACCGGCTCCCTGACCGCCGACCTCGCCGTCGTGGGGCGCTCCCTGGAGCGTCACCTCGCCACCTCCCTGCTCGTCGCCCTGGGCGTCGCGAGCGCCCCGATCCTCGTCGTGGGGCTCCTCTACCTCATGGGAGCGCCGCTGGGGTGGTCGGTGCCGGTGCTCGTCAGCCTCGTGCTCGGCCTGGTCGCCCTCGTCGTGCCGACCCTGCGGCTGCGTCGTGAGGCCGACGAGGCACGCCGGGACTTCCGCCACGTCGTCGGCTCCTTCCTCGACCTCGTCTCCATGTCGCTGGCGGCCGGACGAGGGGTGCCCGAGGCCCTGGACGCCGCCTCGGCCCTGAGCGACGACCCGGCGATGATGCGCATCCGCAACGCCATCGACGTCGCCAGGTTGCGAGGTCAGACCCCGTGGGCGGCGCTGGGCCAGCTCGGTAGCCAGCTGCGGATCGACGAGCTGCGGGACCTCGCCGCGGCGCTGGCCCTCGTGGCCGAGGACGGCGCCAAGATCCGGGAGTCCCTCGCGGCCCGCGCCTCCTCGATGCGCCGCAAGGACCTGGCGGACGCCGAGGGCAGGGCCGGGGAGAACTCCGAGTCCATGCTCGTGGCCCAGCTCGTCATCGCGATGGGCTTCATCGTCTTCCTCGTCTACCCGGCCCTGACCGGCATCTTGGGAGGGATCTGA
- a CDS encoding TadE/TadG family type IV pilus assembly protein, translating to MRSLAGRLRARQETGASSVELLVFFPLLLLIVLITIQVALSWYGNEVAMSTAREVAREVRGGGSPSAAEADGITYARQVGVKALTDVDVDVVVTGQEVTVTVSGESMDIVAGLAPRVSASVTSELETFREDT from the coding sequence ATGCGGTCCCTCGCCGGTCGCCTGCGCGCACGGCAGGAGACGGGTGCCTCCAGCGTGGAGCTGCTCGTCTTCTTCCCGCTGCTGCTGCTCATCGTCCTGATCACCATCCAGGTCGCCCTGAGCTGGTACGGCAACGAGGTGGCGATGAGCACCGCGCGGGAGGTCGCGCGCGAGGTGCGTGGCGGGGGCTCGCCCTCCGCGGCGGAGGCCGACGGGATCACCTACGCCCGACAGGTCGGCGTCAAGGCGCTCACCGACGTGGACGTCGACGTCGTCGTGACCGGGCAGGAGGTGACCGTCACCGTCTCGGGCGAGTCCATGGACATCGTCGCCGGGCTGGCGCCCCGCGTGAGCGCCTCGGTGACCTCCGAGCTCGAGACCTTCCGGGAGGACACGTGA
- a CDS encoding TadE/TadG family type IV pilus assembly protein — protein MAVLRRLRRAAACEAGTMSVEMIVLVPVLLLIVMIAVAGGRLVSAEGRVGAASRDAARAASMERSAMAARSAANASLRSSEAAGDDCSAAIDSSDFGRGGAVSVTVTCHVRLSDLGLVFLPGTTTVSERSTSPVDTWRGSR, from the coding sequence ATGGCAGTCCTGCGCCGCCTGCGCCGCGCCGCGGCCTGCGAGGCGGGGACCATGTCGGTGGAGATGATCGTCCTGGTTCCCGTGCTCCTGCTCATCGTCATGATCGCCGTCGCCGGCGGCAGGCTCGTCTCGGCCGAGGGCAGGGTCGGGGCTGCTTCCCGGGACGCGGCCAGGGCGGCCTCCATGGAGCGCTCCGCGATGGCGGCGCGCTCGGCGGCCAACGCCAGCCTGCGGTCCTCGGAGGCGGCCGGTGACGACTGTTCCGCCGCCATCGACTCCTCCGACTTCGGCCGGGGCGGAGCGGTGAGCGTGACGGTCACCTGCCACGTGCGGCTGTCCGACCTGGGCCTCGTGTTCCTTCCCGGAACCACCACCGTCTCGGAGCGCTCCACCTCCCCGGTGGACACATGGAGAGGAAGCAGATGA